A genomic stretch from Desulfotignum balticum DSM 7044 includes:
- a CDS encoding MarR family winged helix-turn-helix transcriptional regulator translates to MTTLADGKKNKNIYAQSPCICGNLRRAGRLATKVYDACFQPIGIKVTQYTLLLAIQRLGTVTVTKLAEEVILERTTCTRNLNILEGKSLICFQQGPDKRMKLIALTKEGVDKTNAAKPLWQEAQKVMFDTIGEENALALLDELTRIIALLRQQ, encoded by the coding sequence ATGACAACCCTGGCAGACGGAAAGAAAAATAAAAACATTTATGCCCAAAGCCCCTGTATCTGCGGGAATTTAAGACGGGCTGGCCGGCTGGCCACAAAGGTGTACGACGCTTGTTTTCAACCCATCGGGATTAAGGTCACCCAGTACACCCTGCTGCTGGCAATTCAGCGGCTGGGGACTGTCACGGTCACAAAGCTTGCCGAAGAGGTGATCCTGGAGCGGACCACATGTACGCGGAACCTGAACATTCTGGAAGGCAAATCTTTAATCTGTTTTCAGCAGGGGCCGGATAAACGAATGAAACTTATTGCACTCACCAAAGAGGGTGTCGACAAAACAAACGCGGCCAAGCCCCTGTGGCAGGAAGCCCAAAAGGTGATGTTTGATACAATCGGAGAGGAAAATGCCTTGGCGCTCCTTGACGAATTAACCCGGATTATCGCGCTGCTCCGCCAGCAATAA
- a CDS encoding LysE family translocator: protein MENKFLLWFAMMFPLVFSAGPANITMASLGARFGFATSLPFICGINLVVLLHALLIGFGAGTFLEKYPDLFRFLQYAGSAYLIYLAFKFFRSARPEAKRLSDSAPSFLDGIILQMLNVKVVTVTMVMFSQFLETGPDQLSWVVMLAAGLATLTTCATMTWAAGAAWLTRTFATEKSVKLQGYIFGSMLIAVSIWILL from the coding sequence ATGGAAAATAAATTTTTATTGTGGTTTGCAATGATGTTTCCCCTGGTGTTCTCAGCCGGACCTGCAAATATCACCATGGCCTCACTGGGGGCCCGGTTCGGGTTTGCAACATCACTGCCGTTTATCTGCGGGATTAATCTGGTTGTCCTGCTGCACGCCCTGCTCATCGGATTCGGCGCCGGCACGTTCCTGGAAAAATACCCCGACCTGTTCCGGTTTCTGCAATACGCAGGTTCTGCCTATCTGATTTATCTTGCGTTCAAATTTTTCAGATCAGCCAGGCCTGAGGCAAAACGCTTGTCAGACAGCGCGCCCAGTTTTCTGGACGGCATTATCCTTCAAATGCTCAACGTGAAGGTGGTCACGGTCACCATGGTCATGTTTTCCCAGTTCCTTGAAACAGGGCCCGACCAGTTGTCCTGGGTGGTCATGCTCGCGGCGGGACTTGCAACCCTTACCACCTGCGCCACCATGACCTGGGCTGCCGGCGCCGCCTGGCTGACCCGGACCTTTGCCACTGAAAAATCCGTCAAGTTGCAGGGCTATATCTTCGGCTCCATGCTCATCGCGGTCTCCATCTGGATATTGCTTTAA